One part of the Pecten maximus chromosome 9, xPecMax1.1, whole genome shotgun sequence genome encodes these proteins:
- the LOC117335016 gene encoding tRNA modification GTPase GTPBP3, mitochondrial-like — protein MKMKLSNINVICRLVIQSFANRKPYSSICKQSRFHNQTSRSYCESQCSDTIFALSSGHGKCGVAVIRVSGPRSASSLKMICETERLPKPRFAHLKKLFNPVTVEPIDKGLVIWFPGPDSFTGEDCTEYHVHGGPAVVTEMAKVLGSLDGVRPAEAGEFTKRAFSNGKLDLTEVEGLGDLIHAETEAQRKQALRQMDGELSKLYTTWRKQIIKHTASVEAYIDFAEEDNIEDDVLDQVNIGVEQLLTELENHLKDKRQGEILRSGVQVAIVGEPNVGKSSLLNSVCQRPAAIVSPLAGTTRDVVETGVNIGGYPVLLSDTAGLRETHDTVEKEGVRRALNRAQQADIKVLMMDCDSTQHIGKEISYFILQHINDLGISLKSEDDLQNTNSSVDEHDVTDKQYLFENYILVFNKIDKLAKDDFIKLKAVTHQCDITSCMISCESGEGMDEFVTLLKTKVAQICGNPLAGSPSLTQTRHRQHIQACIGHLKQYQEHCGDVVIAAYSLQNAAREIGKITGKITSEDILDVIFRDFCIGK, from the exons atgaaaatgaaacttagtaatatcaatgttatatgCAGATTGGTTATACAATCCTTTGCCAACCGAAAACCATATTCAAGTATATGTAAACAGTCTAGATTTCATAATCAGACATCCCGCTCATACTGTGAGTCGCAGTGTTCCGATACTATATTTGCATTGTCATCTGGTCATGGGAAATGTGGCGTGGCAGTTATCCGAGTGTCGGGACCAAGGTCTGCCAGTTCTCTTAAAATGATTTGCGAAACAGAAAGACTACCGAAGCCTAGATTTGCTCATCTCAAGAAATTATTCAACCCTGTTACTGTTGAACCTATAGACAAAGGACTTGTGATTTGGTTTCCAG GTCCAGACAGTTTTACTGGTGAGGACTGTACAGAGTATCATGTCCATGGAGGTCCAGCTGTGGTCACGGAGATGGCTAAAGTCCTAGGTAGTTTAGATGGTGTCCGACCTGCAGAAGCAGGAGAGTTCACTAAACG AGCTTTTTCCAATGGTAAACTTGACCTGACAGAAGTGGAGGGATTAGGAGATTTGATTCACGCTGAAACAGAAGCTCAGAGAAAACAAGCTCTCCGACAAATGGACGGGGAGCTTAGTAAGCTGTACACAACATGGAGAAAACAGATTATAAAG CACACTGCCAGTGTAGAGGCCTACATAGATTTTGCTGAGGAAGACAATATAGAAGATGATGTACTTGATCAAG TAAATATTGGTGTTGAACAACTTTTAACAGAGCTAGAAAATCACTTGAAGGATAAGCGTCAGGGCGAGATTTTACGGTCTGGGGTACAAGTGGCCATTGTGGGTGAACCAAATGTGGGGAAGAGTAGTCTTCTCAACTCagttt GCCAGCGACCTGCCGCCATTGTGTCTCCACTAGCAGGTACCACAAGAGATGTAGTGGAGACAGGAGTGAACATCGGAGGGTATCCAGTCCTTCTTAGTGATACAGCAGGTCTGAGGGAGACGCACGACACTGTCGAAAAGGAAGGGGTCAGAAGGGCCCTCAACAG GGCTCAACAGGCTGATATAAAAGTTTTAATGATGGATTGTGACTCTACTCAACATATTGGAAAAGAAATCTCATATTTTATCCTTCAACATATCAATGACCTTGGGATATCATTAAAATCTGAGGATGACCTTCAGAATACAAACAGTTCTGTGGATGAACATGAtgttacagacaaacaatatttatttgaaaattatattttggTGTTCAACAAAATAGATAAGCTTGCAAAAGATGACTTCATCAAGCTGAAGGCAGTCACACACCAGTGTGATATTACATCTTGCATGATTTCCTGTGAGAGTGGAGAGGGAATGGATGAATTTGTGACTTTACtgaagacaaaagtggctcaaAT ATGTGGTAATCCCCTTGCTGGCTCTCCAAGTTTGACCCAGACGCGTCACAGACAGCACATTCAGGCATGTATAGGTCACCTCAAGCAGTATCAGGAACACTGTGGGGATGTGGTCATTGCTGCATACAGTCTACAAAATGCTGCAAGAGAAATTGGCAAGATCACAGGGAAAATAACCTCAGAGGACATATTAGATGTGATATTTAGAGACTTCTGCATAGGAAAGTGA